The bacterium DNA window ATGGAAAATGAGCCAGAGTGCGAAGGTGAAAAAAATTTTTGCCGCGCCCGGGAACGGCGGAATGGAAAAAATAGCGCAGTGTGTTCCTGTTGACGCGGCTGATATCGCGGGCCTGGCTGATTTCGCGGAAAGAGAAAAAATCGATTTTACGGTTGTCGGCCCTGAAATGCCTTTAACATTGGGGATTGTTGATGCCTTTAAAAAAAAGGGGCTTCGTATTTTTGGACCGGATAAATCCGGCGCCAGGTTGGAAGGCAGTAAAATCTGGTCCAAGAATTTCATGAAAAAATATGAAATCCCGACTGCGGGCTATTATGTTTTCGATAATTTAAAAAAGGCCGGAGAGTTTATTGAAAAAGCCGAATACCCGCTTGTAATTAAAGCGGACGGTTTGGCCGCGGGAAAAGGTGTGGTGATTTGCGATAACGCAGAAGAATCCCGGGGTGTCCTAAGTGATTTTATGCAGAAAAACATGCTTGGCGGTGCGGGCGCAAAAGTCGTCATTGAGGAATTTTTACACGGAGAAGAAATTTCAATTATAGCCGTTACAGACGGAGAAATAATTTTACCCCTCCCCTCGGCTAAGGACCATAAACGGATTTACGACAATGATAAGGGGCCGAATACCGGGGGTATGGGCGCGTATTCTCCCGTCCCGTTTTTTAATAAGGAACTGGAAGATAAAATTAATAAACAGGTAATGGCCCCTACCCTGCGGGGATTAAAAAAGGAAGGGATTGATTACCGCGGTGTTATTTATTTTGGTTTGATAATTAAGGGGAACGACCCTTATGTCCTGGAATATAACTGCCGTTTTGGCGACCCTGAAACACAGGCAATTCTGCCAGGAATAAAGAGTGATTTGTTTGATATCCTTGATGCCGCGGAGAGTAAACACCTGTCTTCCTTTTTAGCAAAAAGTCCGGTTTCATCATCTGGACAAAAATCTGTTTGTGTTGTTATCGCGTCAGGCGGATACCCGGGAAATTATGAAAAAGGGAAAGAAATATCGGGACTGGATGAATTGACCGGCAAAGATGATATTTATGTGTTTCATGCCGGCACAGTAAAAAAAGGCAATAAAATTTTAACAAGCGGAGGCAGGGTGCTGGGGATAACAGCGCTTGGCGATTCATTGAAAGATGCGCAAAAAAAAGCTTATGAGGCTGTTAAGAAAATAAAGTTTGAAAATATGTATTACAGGAAGGACATTGCTGGAAAAGCGATATAAAATTAATTGCAGGGGCAGGGCTTGCCCTGCCCTGTTTAGGAGGAGATACAATGGCAAAAAGTAATAAACCGTTAATCAGTATAATCATGGGCAGTGATTCCGACCTGCCTGTTATGAAATCCGCGATGGATGTTCTTGATAAATTCG harbors:
- the purD gene encoding phosphoribosylamine--glycine ligase — its product is MRILIIGSGGREHTLVWKMSQSAKVKKIFAAPGNGGMEKIAQCVPVDAADIAGLADFAEREKIDFTVVGPEMPLTLGIVDAFKKKGLRIFGPDKSGARLEGSKIWSKNFMKKYEIPTAGYYVFDNLKKAGEFIEKAEYPLVIKADGLAAGKGVVICDNAEESRGVLSDFMQKNMLGGAGAKVVIEEFLHGEEISIIAVTDGEIILPLPSAKDHKRIYDNDKGPNTGGMGAYSPVPFFNKELEDKINKQVMAPTLRGLKKEGIDYRGVIYFGLIIKGNDPYVLEYNCRFGDPETQAILPGIKSDLFDILDAAESKHLSSFLAKSPVSSSGQKSVCVVIASGGYPGNYEKGKEISGLDELTGKDDIYVFHAGTVKKGNKILTSGGRVLGITALGDSLKDAQKKAYEAVKKIKFENMYYRKDIAGKAI